The region AGGAAGTTTAGCATTTGTGTTAACTAATTCTGATAGACTCGCTTTTTTAAATGATAGCACAAAAAAATATGTAGTTGTATTTCTTACTGCTTCAATTTTATCAGGCATTTTCGGAAGAATAATTTATTTGATTTCAGAATTTTTGGCTCTTCGATTGAGTTTAGTACTTGATATCATGTTGGATAAATATCTCCATCCAATACATATTAGAGAACTTCATGGGGATGAAACTGCGGAAATGGTATCACATTTTTTTAGAGAAGATTTCCCAGAGCAAACACAAGAAGAATACAATTTGTTTGACGAGTTTGCCAAAAAACAAGAGCATGAAAAGGCCAGAGAGTTATATAAGGAAATGGCTCAGTGGTCCGCTGGGGAGTATGAGTTGGCTATCGAAGATATAAGTCAAGTTATTAAGACTGTTTATTCGGTAAAAGAAAAAGATGTACCTCAAAACTATTTTGGAAAATATGGAATTTGGATGAGGAGGTGTTTAAGATTGAGTCTTGTGCTTTATGTGATGTCTTTTTTATTATTTGGGGTTACTTTTTTTGTATTAGCAAAGAGTTTTCTTGCGTAATTATTATAAATATTATGCTCGATAGTGAACAGAACCCTGAACGGAGCGTCGCAACAAAAGTTAAATAGTAGTAATGCAGGGCATTAAATAAAAAATAAATTAAAAACTGCCTCTTTGCTCCCCTTTAGGGGCCGGGGGTTTAAATTTGTACAATGCAAACAGCAGAACAAACAATGAAAGAAATCACACAACAGGCATGGAATAAAAGGCCGATGATCATCTCGGGCCCTTGCAGTGCAGAAACTGAAGAACAGGTATTGCAAACGGCACAACGTCTTGCCGCAACAGGCATGGTGGATGTATTGCGTGCCGGCATCTGGAAACCGCGGACAAAACCCGGTGGCTTTGAAGGTGTGGGTGCAAAAGGATTGCCCTGGATGCAGCAGGCAAAAAAACTGACGGGTTTGCCGGTGACTGTTGAAGTTGCAACTGGTAAACAAGTACAGGATGCGCTGACTTTTGATGTTGACATTTTATGGATCGGTGCAAGAACGACAGTGAATCCTTTTAGTGTACAGGAAGTAGCGGATGCATTGCGTGGTGTTGATGTGCCTGTGTTGATCAAAAACCCTGTGAACCCTGACCTGGATCTCTGGACCGGTGCTGTGGAGAGAGTGGCCCGTGCAGGTATCAAACAAATCGGTTTGATACATCGCGGCTTCAGCAGCTATGGTAATACTGAATATCGTAATGCGCCGATGTGGCAACTGGCAATTGAAATGAAACGCCGCAACCCGGAACTGATGATGATCAATGATCCTTCACATATTTGTGGCCGTCGTGATATATTGGCCGATGTTGCACAACGTGCTATCGACCTTGATATGGATGGTTTCATTATCGAAAGTCATATCGATCCTGATAATGCCTGGAGTGATGCAAAGCAACAGGTGACGCCGGAACGTTTGAAGGAAATACTTGAACATATAATATGGCGCAAGGAAGATGTGAGCAGCGAAGAATATCATGCAGCATTGGAAAAACTACGCCAGCAGATCAATCATTTGGATGATGAGCTGATGCAGATACTAAGTCAGCGTATGAAGTTGGCAGAAAAGATCGGTGAGTATAAAAAGAATAACAATATCACCATCCTGCAAACCAACCGCTGGAATGAAATTCTTGAAAGGGCATTTATAAAAGGTGATAAGCTGGGATTAAGCAAAGAGTTTGTGACAAAATATTTTGATGCTGTGCATATGGAAAGTATCAATCATCAGAAGAAGGTGTTGGATAGTTAAACCCCCTGCCCCCTAAAGGGG is a window of Bacteroidota bacterium DNA encoding:
- a CDS encoding 3-deoxy-7-phosphoheptulonate synthase; translated protein: MKEITQQAWNKRPMIISGPCSAETEEQVLQTAQRLAATGMVDVLRAGIWKPRTKPGGFEGVGAKGLPWMQQAKKLTGLPVTVEVATGKQVQDALTFDVDILWIGARTTVNPFSVQEVADALRGVDVPVLIKNPVNPDLDLWTGAVERVARAGIKQIGLIHRGFSSYGNTEYRNAPMWQLAIEMKRRNPELMMINDPSHICGRRDILADVAQRAIDLDMDGFIIESHIDPDNAWSDAKQQVTPERLKEILEHIIWRKEDVSSEEYHAALEKLRQQINHLDDELMQILSQRMKLAEKIGEYKKNNNITILQTNRWNEILERAFIKGDKLGLSKEFVTKYFDAVHMESINHQKKVLDS